A section of the Pseudanabaena mucicola str. Chao 1806 genome encodes:
- a CDS encoding transposase yields MESIVKHAQRLVYSLLSFMPSVYQKASLNAILGLFLEAQGHPLPQHTQVKSASSLSRFLNHYNWSTRSVIRITRQIILEQIAQHRPYKGSPLKILIDLTTLTKCGKFLHLINTSTADGSAPWVRMLNGKRGLHLVLLYLVYGEWRIPWSFRVWRGKGYASPSDLACKLLGTVPKRLTQGRKVIVLADTEFCTVKFLNTVRAKAWRVVVGIRCNRKLQDGRSVKQLYRHGKRGQQVLLEGLSTTFTISWFWLKRADSKRELRFVISSHPYSGAYLVMLGRKRWAIEGFFKTIKHRFGLHCFGQSTKLGECKLKCVKSGIYIER; encoded by the coding sequence ATGGAAAGCATCGTTAAGCACGCCCAAAGGTTAGTTTATAGCCTTCTGAGCTTTATGCCTAGTGTGTATCAAAAAGCCAGTCTGAATGCGATATTGGGACTATTTCTCGAAGCGCAGGGACATCCTTTACCTCAACATACGCAAGTAAAATCAGCCAGTTCGTTAAGTCGGTTTCTAAATCACTATAACTGGTCTACGCGGTCAGTGATTCGGATAACCCGTCAGATCATCTTAGAGCAAATCGCTCAGCATCGACCATACAAAGGGAGTCCATTGAAGATCTTGATTGACTTGACCACATTGACAAAATGCGGCAAGTTTTTGCATCTAATAAATACCTCGACGGCTGACGGCTCAGCCCCATGGGTAAGGATGCTCAACGGTAAGCGAGGACTTCATCTAGTCTTACTTTATCTAGTCTACGGTGAGTGGCGAATACCATGGAGTTTTAGAGTGTGGCGCGGCAAGGGATATGCGAGTCCATCAGACTTAGCTTGTAAATTGTTGGGAACAGTGCCAAAGCGATTAACCCAAGGTAGGAAAGTAATTGTTCTTGCTGATACTGAGTTTTGCACAGTCAAGTTTTTAAATACAGTCCGAGCAAAGGCTTGGCGAGTTGTTGTGGGCATACGCTGCAATCGTAAGCTTCAAGATGGGCGTTCGGTCAAACAACTTTATCGTCATGGCAAACGGGGGCAACAAGTTTTACTCGAAGGGCTAAGTACCACATTTACCATCTCTTGGTTCTGGCTCAAAAGAGCTGATAGCAAACGAGAGTTACGCTTTGTGATTTCTTCTCATCCTTATTCGGGTGCTTATCTGGTGATGTTGGGTCGTAAGCGTTGGGCGATTGAGGGATTTTTCAAAACCATTAAACATCGCTTTGGTTTACATTGTTTTGGGCAGTCTACAAAACTTGGAGAGTGTAAATTAAAGTGTGTAAAGTCTGGGATATATATAGAGAGATGA